The Toxorhynchites rutilus septentrionalis strain SRP chromosome 3, ASM2978413v1, whole genome shotgun sequence genome includes a region encoding these proteins:
- the LOC129780040 gene encoding uncharacterized protein LOC129780040 has translation MSLLPIAECTVCKLQTTFSVPCSNCCHTYCAGCFGMPNDSAGGRVRLFSLLSVRLCFRCKTVKQEETSEVEQEQCSSHGRHFRLFCFTCEALLCDDCFLLEGAHMRHKIDFVDAVYKERRANADRMLTNLQKLQNPDVTLCEKNLESILVAERSISEDAEAIYQQSKQNVKRIINARNLLLRERMELPAKRRKLNDDLYRKVTQLPRVEFFKKQASIHRQCDELISCIASEQFVPTQFDDIGCELVPSYKMYTCTLTDFHSSLHWSQNWVTISDIAWNISLRKDGNIFLKVEFCDDTANRETYKLLVIVPHEDIRKTIRKTYFLNGESGEETIASVALLLKENFINSNGDLVVTIGIRPTNIVTENRVLKVQTRELQDKINQLEKELSSSEIDLRCKFYIMHFNLSISKQLKKNQVAHHSSPVSDRSSRQWCLRVYPMDDTDANLRAYVVLRQGTPTRCRYFIELIHNNPNNSLRFCTEIFFERLNEGHGWHHLATREKLLSDIGYYPNQVLRFRFGVQPIDD, from the exons ATGTCTCTGTTACCTATCGCGGAGTGTACTGTTTGTAAGCTACAAACAACATTTTCAGTTCCGTGTTCCAACTGCTGCCACACATATTGTGCTGGTTGTTTCGGTATGCCGAACGACAGCGCAGGGGGCAGAGTCCGACTATTTTCACTGCTTTCTGTCCGACTATGTTTCCGTTGCAAAACCGTGAAGCAGGAGGAAACATCGGAAGTCGAGCAGGAGCAGTGTAGTTCTCACGGAAGGCATTTTAGATTGTTCTGCTTTACCTGTGAAGCGCTACTTTGCGACGATTGTTTTCTTCTGGAAGGAGCTCATATGCGTCACAAAATCGATTTTGTTGATGCGGTTTACAAGGAGAGACGCGCAAATGCCGATCGCATGTTAACTAATTtgcaaaaactacaaaatccCGACGTTACACTCTGTGAGAAAAACTTGGAAAGCATTCTCGTCGCAGAACGATCGATTTCGGAAGACGCTGAAGCAATTTACCAGCAATCGAAGCAAAACGTCAAGCGAATCATTAATGCACGGAACCTATTACTCCGGGAGCGGATGGAGCTGCCTGCGAAAAGGCGAAAGTTAAATGACGACTTGTATAGAAAGGTAACTCAGTTACCACGCGTGGAGTTCTTCAAAAAGCAAGCCTCTATCCATCGACAATGCGATGAACTGATTTCATGTATTGCCTCCGAACAATTTGTTCCGACGCAATTTGACGATATTGGATG CGAGTTGGTTCCGTCGTATAAGATGTACACATGCACACTTACCGATTTTCATAGTTCGCTTCACTGGTCACAAAACTGGGTAACCATTTCCGATATCGCGTGGAATATTTCGTTACGTAAAGAcggtaacatttttttaaaagtgGAATTTTGTGACGACACAGCGAATCGTGAAACGTATAAACTTCTGGTCATCGTTCCCCACGAAGATATTCGGAAGACGATTCGTAAAACCTACTTCCTTAACGGTGAATCTGGCGAGGAGACAATTGCTTCGGTTGCGTTACTTTTGAAGGAGAATTTCATCAATTCGAACGGAGATCTCGTCGTGACAATAGGTATCAGACCAACTAATATTGTTACCGAAAATCGAGTTTTGAAGGTACAGACTCGTGAACTGCAAGACAAAATCAATCAACTGGAAAAGGAACTGTCCTCATCAGAAATAGATTTGCGTTG CAAATTTTACATTATGCACTTCAATTTGAGTATTTCAAAGCAGCTTAAGAAAAATCAAGTGGCACACCATTCGTCACCCGTTTCGGATCGCTCTAGCCGACAGTGGTGTCTCCGGGTGTATCCAATGGATGACACAGACGCGAATCTCCGGGCGTATGTGGTGCTACGCCAAGGTACTCCCACAAGGTGCCGCTACTTCATAGAGCTCATACACAACAATCCCAACAATAGTTTGCGTTTTTGTACCGAAATTTTCTTCGAAAGATTGAATGAAGGCCACGGGTGGCATCACCTCGCAACCCGCGAAAAATTGCTGAGCGATATCGGATACTATCCGAATCAGGTGTTGCGCTTTAGATTTGGAGTGCAACCTATCGATGATTGA
- the LOC129780041 gene encoding uncharacterized protein LOC129780041 isoform X1 — translation MDELGWVLMNHDLITRNEPNQQHANSNRPNNFKFNMERLRNLLEQHEQNNHAELTSKKQNKFLRMLDAILQNDKVLKEIKEMVVANRLLSEIHYVTTVERILKHNLDPSLRCCFVCREYFHTADEYTSYFQKLHGEKFLIVAAVDRFQTSQKFNVLHHYNVLNPVTIFTICNVYHTALIKKTRKDGSNILQYRTNLPLSTKVGEPLYRFDMEWLIHIRQKKRFNFGIQHPIFPRTIKFMAHLMSVIVAAAMEIT, via the exons ATGGACGAGTTGGGCTGGGTGTTGATGAACCACGATTTGATAACACGTAATGAGCCAAACCAACAGCATGCCAATAGTAATCGaccaaataattttaaattcaacATGGAGCGGTTGCGAAACCTACTGGAGCAGCACGAACAGAACAATCACGCTG agttgacttccaaaaagcaaaacaaattcctgcgtatgctggatgcaattttacaaaacgacaAAGTTTTGAAGGAAATTAAAGAGATGGTAGTGGCGAATCGACTTCTATCGGAAATTCATTATGTGACTACGGTGGAACGTATCCTGAAACACAATTTGGACCCCTCTTTGCGCTGCTGCTTTGTATGCCGAGAGTATTTCCACACTGCCGATGAGTATACCAGTTATTTCCAAAAATTGCACGGTGAGAAATTTCTTATTGTTGCggcggtggatcgatttcagactagtcaaaagttcaacgttctacatcactacaatgtccttaatccggtgacaatattcacgatttgcaacgtataccacacagccctaataaaaaaaacaagaaaagacgggtctaatattttacaatacagaacaaatctaccactttccacgaaagtcggagaaccactatatcggttcgacATGGAATGGCTAATACATATAAGGCAGAAAAAAAGGTTTAACTTTGGAATTCAACATCCTATATTTCCTCGTACCATTAAGTTCATGGCGCATTTGATGTCGGTCATCGTAGCTGCTGCTATGGAAATAACGTGA
- the LOC129780041 gene encoding uncharacterized protein LOC129780041 isoform X2, which produces MSQTNSMPIVIDQIILNSTWSGCETYWSSTNRTITLVELTSKKQNKFLRMLDAILQNDKVLKEIKEMVVANRLLSEIHYVTTVERILKHNLDPSLRCCFVCREYFHTADEYTSYFQKLHGEKFLIVAAVDRFQTSQKFNVLHHYNVLNPVTIFTICNVYHTALIKKTRKDGSNILQYRTNLPLSTKVGEPLYRFDMEWLIHIRQKKRFNFGIQHPIFPRTIKFMAHLMSVIVAAAMEIT; this is translated from the exons ATGAGCCAAACCAACAGCATGCCAATAGTAATCGaccaaataattttaaattcaacATGGAGCGGTTGCGAAACCTACTGGAGCAGCACGAACAGAACAATCACGCTGGTGG agttgacttccaaaaagcaaaacaaattcctgcgtatgctggatgcaattttacaaaacgacaAAGTTTTGAAGGAAATTAAAGAGATGGTAGTGGCGAATCGACTTCTATCGGAAATTCATTATGTGACTACGGTGGAACGTATCCTGAAACACAATTTGGACCCCTCTTTGCGCTGCTGCTTTGTATGCCGAGAGTATTTCCACACTGCCGATGAGTATACCAGTTATTTCCAAAAATTGCACGGTGAGAAATTTCTTATTGTTGCggcggtggatcgatttcagactagtcaaaagttcaacgttctacatcactacaatgtccttaatccggtgacaatattcacgatttgcaacgtataccacacagccctaataaaaaaaacaagaaaagacgggtctaatattttacaatacagaacaaatctaccactttccacgaaagtcggagaaccactatatcggttcgacATGGAATGGCTAATACATATAAGGCAGAAAAAAAGGTTTAACTTTGGAATTCAACATCCTATATTTCCTCGTACCATTAAGTTCATGGCGCATTTGATGTCGGTCATCGTAGCTGCTGCTATGGAAATAACGTGA
- the LOC129777574 gene encoding ribosome biogenesis protein NOP53, with product MNRASRKNKSAWRKNIDITDVDTFLEEQRQDERVGHIADKSNDDLFCLDVSKNSPKSNLKSIRKKKFAERPKSLSSLENASKVSDPIVKRNIISNASKLSLLAKKEAKSKERKFPSRALKKTQQLKDIWEEEDSSLGELKNEWFNENVVLHHLKQTGKPKVKVADSTHAKPYEIPNVELPAGGISYNPSIDDYNTLKQAIIEKEKQKIKAERHLDRVITQKFGVMSKEQRDKQVLMEMSEGLFDQEEKEVVTNEDEEDYAAINLPVENKKKDRRARNRKTREIAKRNAKVSLDIELKKLKDINRMAELNGDINKKQKITKRKQENRTVRLEEKRKMPGRVAYLKFEEAEPDFAEPADLTDSLRGLVSSRSLLADRYKSFQKRTLIAPKKYRDGIPRSNRSTLKKWKRYVLDSHKEI from the exons ATGAATCGTGCGTCTAGAAAAAATAAATCCGCATGGAGGAAAAACATCGATATAACAGATGTAGACACATTCCTTGAAGAACAACGTCAGGACGAGCGTGTCGG TCACATTGCAGATAAATCAAACGATGACCTGTTCTGTTTGGACGTGAGCAAGAATTCGCCCAAATCCAATTTAAAATCTATTCGCAAAAAGAAATTCGCTGAACGTCCAAAGTCGCTCTCTTCGCTAGAAAATGCTTCCAAAGTTTCGGATCCGATAGTGAAACGGAACATCATTAGCAATGCGAGTAAATTGTCTCTGTTGGCAAAGAAGGAAGCAAAAAGTAAAGAGAGGAAGTTTCCATCCAGAGCGCTGAAGAAAACGCAACAATTGAAGGATATTTGGGAGGAAGAAGATTCATCTTTAGGCGAACTAAAAAATGAATGGTTCAATGAAAATGTTGTTTTGCACCATCTGAAACAAACCGGGAAACCCAAAGTAAAGGTGGCCGATTCCACACATGCAAAACCCTATGAAATTCC AAATGTCGAACTGCCCGCAGGTGGAATCAGCTACAACCCATCCATTGATGACTACAACACTTTGAAGCAAGCGATAATTGAAaaagagaaacaaaaaattaaagctGAACGGCATCTTGATCGTGTCATCACACAAAAATTCGGTGTAATGTCCAAAGAACAGCGGGATAAGCAAGTGCTGATGGAAATGTCTGAGGGACTGTTTGATCAAGAAG AAAAAGAAGTCGTAACCAATGAGGACGAAGAAGACTATGCTGCTATAAATTTGCCGGttgaaaacaaaaagaaagaTCGCCGGGCAAGAAATAGGAAGACACGTGAAATCGCCAAGCGAAATGCAAAGGTTTCTCTGGACATTGAATTGAAAAAGCTCAAGGATATTAACAG GATGGCTGAGCTTAATGGGGatatcaataaaaaacaaaagatcACCAAGAGAAAACAGGAAAATCGAACAGTGCGATTGGAAGAGAAACGAAAGATGCCTGGTCGGGTAGCCTACCTTAAATTCGAAGAAGCAGAGCCTGACTTCGCTGAGCCGGCCGATCTCACGGACAGTTTAAGGGGGTTAGTCTCCAGCAGAAGTCTTCTCGCAGATCGATACAAGAGCTTCCAGAAACGTACATTGATTGCACCgaagaaatatcgtgatggaaTACCTCGCTCGAACAGATCTACGCTTAAGAAGTGGAAACGTTATGTGCTGGATTCCCACAAAGaaatttag